One Triticum dicoccoides isolate Atlit2015 ecotype Zavitan chromosome 5B, WEW_v2.0, whole genome shotgun sequence genomic window carries:
- the LOC119306458 gene encoding protein STIP1 homolog, translated as MAFDPSPDDCAIILANRSLSTLRGGNGRAALSDASMCRMARPLWPKACYREGAALMLLKKYERACEAFADGLKLEPSNGDLANALREAQEAAKNARSREK; from the exons ATGGCATTTGACCCTAGTCCAGATGATTGTGCAATCATATTGGCAAACAGGAGTCTCAGTACGTTGCGCGGTGGGAATGGAAGAGCTGCTCTCTCTGATGCTAGCATGTGCAGGATGGCGCGACCTCTTTGGCCAAAAGCCTGCTATCGAGAAGGGGCAGCTCTTATGTTATTgaag AAGTACGAGAGAGCATGCGAGGCTTTTGCGGATGGCTTGAAGCTTGAGCCTTCAAATGGTGATCTTGCAAATGCTTTAAG GGAAGCCCAAGAAGCAGCAAAGAATGCTCGTAGCCGTGAAAAGTGA